One Sagittula stellata E-37 genomic window carries:
- a CDS encoding TRAP transporter large permease: protein MTALPILIFSAALLLGGAVLAHLIGAASILSFVAADRTRFLAAAPQRIIAHIDLFSIMSMPLFILAGEIMNRAGVTKALIDLAMALMARLKGGLGHVNILTSVFFAGISGSAMADAAAVSNTLVPAMRKSGYSVQYAGAVTAASSVIGPIIPPSIIMIFYGALMNTSVAALFIAGIVPGIIMAVALFGANAWMAHRHDHPTGEKVPAREVLRRAVYALPATVIPVIILSGIVFGVMTPTEAAGVAVCCAILAGIIYGQMSWDTIIKSLERTAILSGSIFILLSGVAIFGYLAGLEKLPTLLADALIGLGFEGWKYLLLLNVVFLVAGMFLEVPVALALLVPLLVPTGISMGADPIHLGIVIVVNLMLGIVTPPFGAALLVVSAVSGAPYWGIAKAAAPFLLVQLGVLLILTFTPELTLFLPRLAGFVE from the coding sequence ATGACGGCACTGCCGATCCTCATCTTCTCTGCCGCCCTGTTGCTCGGGGGCGCTGTGCTTGCGCACCTGATCGGGGCAGCCTCCATCTTGTCCTTCGTTGCAGCCGACAGGACGCGCTTCCTAGCCGCAGCGCCCCAACGGATCATCGCTCATATCGACCTGTTTTCGATCATGTCGATGCCGTTGTTCATTCTGGCGGGCGAAATAATGAACCGCGCAGGCGTCACGAAGGCGCTGATCGACCTGGCCATGGCATTGATGGCGCGTCTGAAAGGCGGTCTGGGGCACGTCAACATCCTCACTTCGGTGTTCTTCGCGGGGATCTCCGGTTCTGCCATGGCGGATGCGGCGGCCGTGTCGAACACGCTGGTGCCGGCCATGCGGAAGTCGGGCTACTCCGTGCAATATGCCGGCGCGGTTACCGCGGCCTCGTCGGTCATCGGCCCAATCATCCCGCCGTCGATCATCATGATCTTCTACGGGGCACTCATGAACACATCGGTTGCGGCGCTGTTCATCGCGGGTATCGTGCCCGGCATCATCATGGCGGTCGCACTGTTTGGCGCGAACGCCTGGATGGCCCACCGCCACGATCACCCGACGGGTGAAAAGGTGCCAGCGCGCGAAGTGCTGAGACGTGCCGTCTACGCGCTGCCCGCCACGGTCATTCCGGTGATCATCCTGTCGGGTATCGTCTTCGGGGTCATGACCCCGACCGAGGCCGCCGGTGTCGCCGTATGCTGCGCGATCCTCGCAGGGATCATCTACGGTCAGATGTCGTGGGACACGATCATCAAGAGCCTTGAGCGTACGGCAATCCTGTCCGGATCTATCTTCATACTGTTGTCGGGCGTGGCGATCTTCGGCTACCTCGCAGGGCTGGAAAAGCTGCCGACGCTCCTGGCCGACGCTCTGATCGGGCTCGGGTTCGAGGGTTGGAAGTATCTGCTGCTGCTCAACGTGGTATTCCTTGTGGCGGGCATGTTCCTGGAGGTGCCGGTTGCGCTGGCCCTGCTTGTCCCGCTCCTGGTGCCGACTGGCATTTCGATGGGCGCAGATCCGATCCACCTTGGGATCGTCATCGTGGTGAACCTCATGCTTGGCATCGTGACCCCGCCTTTCGGCGCGGCGCTGCTGGTCGTGTCGGCGGTGTCGGGTGCGCCTTACTGGGGCATTGCCAAGGCAGCGGCGCCCTTCCTGCTGGTTCAGCTTGGCGTGCTGCTGATCCTGACCTTCACGCCTGAGCTGACGCTGTTCCTGCCGCGCCTGGCCGGTTTCGTCGAGTGA
- a CDS encoding TetR/AcrR family transcriptional regulator, with product MGLNKNQVVAAAIAQIGEKGLAAFSLRELARKLGVSPAVIYWHVGGAKEDLYAEISASITGTLSEGLDADMPWDDRLRQVFLKYRELVHRHPAVAPLLGAQMKSNGVANLDWVETILSALHDGGYRGDALRPAFNALVGGLAGFVTMELAPPPVSKPDSEGETWQDLFAKRVAQTDPELYPLTAAALPEISNRIFVLRWQSGAEIPYNDSFELLLDLLVEGLKARAPAPPS from the coding sequence GTGGGCTTGAACAAGAATCAGGTGGTCGCCGCGGCGATCGCGCAAATCGGCGAAAAAGGGTTGGCGGCCTTCTCCCTGCGCGAGCTGGCCCGCAAGCTGGGCGTTTCCCCGGCGGTGATCTACTGGCACGTGGGTGGCGCGAAAGAAGACCTCTACGCCGAGATATCCGCCTCGATCACCGGGACTTTGTCCGAAGGTCTGGATGCGGACATGCCGTGGGACGACCGTCTCAGGCAGGTGTTTCTGAAATACCGCGAGCTTGTTCACCGTCACCCGGCGGTCGCGCCGTTGCTGGGCGCCCAGATGAAATCCAACGGTGTGGCGAACCTCGACTGGGTCGAAACGATCCTTTCGGCGCTACATGACGGCGGCTATCGCGGCGATGCGCTGCGGCCCGCCTTCAACGCGCTGGTGGGCGGGCTGGCCGGATTCGTCACGATGGAACTCGCGCCGCCCCCGGTCAGCAAGCCCGACAGCGAGGGCGAGACCTGGCAAGATCTCTTTGCCAAGCGTGTCGCGCAGACCGATCCCGAACTCTATCCGCTGACGGCGGCGGCACTCCCGGAGATATCCAATCGCATCTTCGTCCTGCGCTGGCAGAGCGGTGCCGAGATCCCCTACAACGACAGTTTCGAATTGCTGCTCGACCTTCTGGTCGAGGGGCTGAAGGCCCGGGCACCGGCCCCACCTTCCTGA
- a CDS encoding RidA family protein, which yields MNLPFSKTRRVGNTVYLAGEIGFDADGKVPAGIEAQTRNIFERLKATLTSEGLTLANVVSATCYLTDTSDFAEFNRVYAEYFSDPLPVRTTVQSGLMIDAKVEITVIAEA from the coding sequence ATGAACCTCCCCTTCTCCAAGACCCGCCGCGTCGGCAACACGGTATACCTTGCCGGTGAGATCGGCTTCGACGCGGACGGCAAGGTCCCCGCAGGTATCGAGGCGCAGACGCGCAATATCTTCGAACGCCTGAAGGCGACGCTGACATCCGAGGGTCTGACGCTGGCCAACGTCGTGTCGGCCACCTGCTACCTGACCGACACCAGTGACTTTGCCGAGTTCAACCGCGTCTACGCGGAGTACTTCTCCGATCCGCTGCCCGTCCGCACCACCGTGCAGAGCGGCCTGATGATCGACGCAAAGGTCGAGATCACCGTCATCGCCGAGGCCTGA
- a CDS encoding NAD(P)/FAD-dependent oxidoreductase, with protein MADFLVLGAGMVGVSTALALQEQGLSVTLVDRKAAGRETSFGNAGIIQAEAAEPYALPRDPITLLRLALGGTNDVTWSLSGVAEMLPALWQYYRNSSPARHAKISHTYVRLTERSTHDHAPLIAEAGMEKLITRDGIAILYRDPDEYAAAVIDAERVHATYGTRFRAIDGAEYAREDPALLKAPAGVVHWQDSWSCASPGALTAGYADLFVRRGGTLLTGDAATLRQRGAGWQVETEAGAVDATQAVIALGPWSPRLLARLGYRIPMIYKRGYHGHFAAPRAPVRPFLDVAHGIVASPMTDGLRLATGAALVSKDSAADLRQLDRGRAGISDLIEIGARKDEPQWSGARPCLPDMLPLVGEAPRHKGLWMNFGHGHQGFTLGPTTGTLLAQMVAGHPNEGFEALLPSHRM; from the coding sequence ATGGCCGATTTTCTCGTACTCGGCGCCGGCATGGTCGGCGTGTCCACCGCGCTTGCGCTGCAGGAACAGGGCCTTTCGGTCACCCTTGTCGACCGTAAGGCGGCGGGGCGGGAAACCTCTTTCGGGAACGCAGGTATCATCCAGGCAGAGGCTGCCGAACCGTATGCCCTGCCCCGCGATCCGATTACCCTTCTGCGCCTTGCGCTTGGCGGGACCAACGATGTGACATGGTCACTGAGTGGCGTGGCCGAGATGCTTCCGGCGCTTTGGCAGTACTACAGGAACTCCTCCCCCGCCCGCCATGCAAAGATCTCGCACACCTATGTCAGGCTGACCGAACGGTCGACCCACGACCATGCCCCGCTGATCGCCGAGGCCGGGATGGAGAAGCTGATCACCCGCGACGGCATTGCCATCCTGTACCGCGACCCTGACGAATACGCCGCCGCGGTGATCGACGCCGAGCGCGTTCACGCCACTTACGGCACACGCTTCCGGGCGATCGATGGTGCCGAATATGCGCGGGAGGATCCAGCGTTGCTCAAGGCGCCTGCAGGCGTCGTCCATTGGCAGGATTCCTGGAGCTGCGCATCGCCCGGGGCGCTGACGGCGGGGTACGCCGACCTCTTTGTCCGGCGCGGCGGTACGCTCTTGACTGGCGACGCGGCCACGCTCCGGCAGCGAGGAGCCGGCTGGCAGGTCGAGACCGAGGCAGGCGCTGTCGATGCCACACAGGCCGTGATTGCCCTTGGTCCATGGTCGCCGCGCCTTCTGGCCCGGCTCGGCTACCGAATCCCGATGATCTACAAGCGCGGCTATCACGGCCATTTTGCCGCGCCGCGTGCACCGGTGCGGCCCTTTCTCGACGTGGCGCATGGGATCGTTGCGTCACCAATGACCGACGGGTTGCGCCTTGCAACAGGTGCCGCCCTGGTCAGCAAGGACAGCGCCGCAGACCTGCGACAACTCGATCGTGGCCGAGCGGGCATATCCGACCTGATCGAGATCGGTGCCCGCAAGGATGAACCCCAGTGGTCCGGCGCACGTCCGTGCCTGCCCGACATGCTGCCGCTGGTGGGCGAAGCCCCCCGGCACAAGGGGCTCTGGATGAACTTCGGCCACGGCCATCAGGGCTTCACCCTTGGGCCAACCACCGGAACCCTGCTCGCGCAGATGGTTGCGGGCCACCCGAACGAGGGCTTCGAGGCCCTCCTGCCATCACATCGGATGTAA
- a CDS encoding aspartate aminotransferase family protein, which translates to MTFHTDTLTAELSRAEEDFRRRTPQSADALTRASRVLPGGNTRSSLWTAPYPLSITGGEGCRITDADGHTYFDFLGEFTAGIYGHTCPSLEQAVTAAHRAGFGLSSHTPYEVALAEELAARFPSIDLLRFTNSGTEANLMALTAARLVTGRKRIVVFAGGYHGGVLTFGNGNAPVNVPFDFAVLPYNDAEAAAREFAASGDRIAAVLVEPMQGAGGCVVGSAEFLQTLRDLCDDSGAWLIFDEVQTARMAPGGAQERLGITPDMTTLGKIFGGGLAFGAFGGRQSVMARFDPAHPDPIPHAGTFNNNRLTMAAGLEAVRNHLTPEALAALYERGEAFRAALNERFAANGGAFHVTGMGSIMNIHGKGEDAALRLDRLRLLHFRMMERGYYFAARGLIALSFPVGETEMTGFLDALDAVLIAGR; encoded by the coding sequence ATGACCTTTCACACAGACACCCTGACCGCCGAACTCAGCCGCGCCGAAGAGGATTTTCGCAGGCGCACCCCGCAAAGCGCGGACGCGCTGACCCGTGCGTCCCGCGTCCTGCCGGGCGGAAACACCCGCAGCTCGCTCTGGACCGCGCCCTACCCGTTGTCCATCACCGGAGGAGAGGGCTGTCGCATCACGGATGCCGACGGCCACACCTACTTCGATTTCCTGGGGGAGTTCACCGCCGGTATCTACGGACACACCTGCCCGTCCCTCGAACAGGCGGTGACGGCGGCACATCGCGCCGGTTTCGGCCTGTCCTCGCACACGCCCTACGAGGTCGCGCTGGCCGAGGAACTGGCAGCGCGTTTCCCCTCCATCGACCTGCTGCGTTTCACCAACTCGGGGACCGAGGCGAACCTGATGGCACTGACCGCCGCTCGTCTGGTGACCGGGCGCAAGCGCATCGTGGTGTTTGCCGGGGGCTACCACGGCGGGGTGCTCACGTTCGGCAATGGCAATGCGCCGGTGAATGTGCCGTTCGATTTTGCCGTGCTGCCCTACAACGATGCGGAGGCCGCAGCCCGGGAATTCGCCGCATCGGGGGATCGCATCGCCGCGGTGCTGGTGGAACCGATGCAGGGCGCGGGCGGCTGCGTCGTCGGCTCGGCCGAATTCCTGCAGACTCTGCGCGATCTCTGCGACGATAGTGGCGCGTGGCTGATCTTCGACGAGGTGCAGACCGCCCGCATGGCACCCGGCGGCGCGCAGGAGCGTCTGGGCATCACGCCCGACATGACCACGCTGGGCAAGATTTTCGGCGGCGGTCTCGCCTTCGGCGCGTTTGGCGGCAGGCAGTCGGTGATGGCGCGCTTCGATCCCGCACATCCCGATCCGATCCCTCACGCGGGCACTTTCAACAACAACCGCCTCACCATGGCGGCTGGGCTCGAAGCGGTCCGCAACCACCTGACACCCGAGGCCCTGGCAGCCCTCTACGAACGCGGCGAAGCGTTCCGTGCCGCCTTGAACGAGCGCTTCGCTGCGAACGGCGGGGCATTCCACGTGACCGGGATGGGTTCGATCATGAACATCCACGGCAAGGGAGAAGACGCCGCGCTCCGACTCGACCGTCTGCGCCTGCTGCACTTCCGGATGATGGAGCGGGGCTATTACTTTGCCGCGCGCGGCCTGATCGCCCTGTCCTTCCCGGTGGGCGAGACCGAGATGACCGGTTTCCTCGACGCGCTGGACGCCGTGCTCATCGCCGGTCGATAG
- a CDS encoding ATP-grasp domain-containing protein, with protein MTDKNPNKGYVALLGWSLNAIDAVDRFDRRYVVVAPPWAEDYCKQNDIPFVPWDFDRLNERSHELAHQLDDMGVDVAIPIFEETVEWAGAINAVLLKNPRLLGQAMLFRDKSLMKRRAQLGGIRVGVFEEAHDRGDVIRFLKRVNQTLLKLDGDPNDPIHFKAFDKSGTAGHRVIRTPEDVDNIPDEEFPALLESHLDGWEFAVEAWIKNGKVQFLNISEYVTLGYSVFVPATPELEAHRERITEEIEKLIEVFDIDFGFIHPEYFLTSDNKLYFGEVAYRPPGFNALELIERAYGFNGYQGLVVAFDPKTTQEELDAFFPKEIVDAKGHAGCFGVYPRRRVVSRLEIPDETANHPYFEFHELSDPREQKVAKRSAFGTHWGLAYFFGDNPHELRDLLKKQEELDYYV; from the coding sequence GCCTCCTTGGGCCGAAGACTATTGCAAGCAGAACGACATCCCCTTTGTGCCCTGGGACTTTGACCGGCTGAACGAACGTTCGCACGAACTGGCGCATCAGCTTGACGACATGGGCGTGGACGTGGCCATCCCGATCTTCGAAGAGACGGTGGAATGGGCCGGCGCGATCAATGCCGTGCTGCTGAAGAACCCGCGTCTTCTGGGGCAGGCGATGCTGTTCCGGGACAAGTCGCTGATGAAGCGCCGCGCACAGCTTGGCGGCATTCGGGTCGGTGTCTTCGAAGAGGCGCACGACCGAGGTGACGTGATCCGGTTCCTCAAGCGCGTGAACCAGACGCTGCTGAAACTGGACGGCGACCCGAACGACCCGATCCACTTCAAGGCCTTCGACAAGTCCGGCACCGCGGGACACAGGGTGATCCGTACGCCCGAGGACGTGGACAACATCCCCGACGAAGAGTTCCCGGCGCTGCTGGAAAGCCATCTCGACGGTTGGGAGTTCGCGGTCGAGGCATGGATCAAGAACGGCAAGGTGCAGTTCCTGAACATCTCGGAATACGTGACGCTGGGCTATTCGGTCTTCGTGCCCGCCACGCCGGAACTTGAAGCGCACCGCGAAAGGATCACCGAGGAGATCGAGAAGCTGATCGAGGTCTTCGACATCGACTTCGGCTTCATCCACCCGGAGTATTTCCTGACCTCCGACAACAAGCTTTACTTCGGCGAAGTCGCCTATCGTCCGCCGGGCTTCAACGCCTTGGAGCTGATCGAACGTGCCTATGGCTTCAACGGCTATCAGGGGCTCGTGGTGGCCTTCGACCCGAAGACCACGCAGGAAGAGCTCGACGCGTTCTTTCCGAAGGAGATCGTCGATGCGAAAGGTCACGCCGGGTGTTTCGGTGTCTATCCGCGCCGTCGCGTGGTCAGCCGGCTGGAAATCCCCGACGAGACCGCCAACCATCCGTACTTCGAGTTCCACGAACTGTCGGACCCGCGCGAGCAGAAGGTGGCCAAGCGGTCGGCCTTCGGCACGCACTGGGGGCTTGCCTATTTCTTCGGTGACAATCCGCACGAACTGCGTGACCTTCTGAAGAAGCAGGAAGAGCTGGATTACTACGTTTGA